The following DNA comes from Pseudophryne corroboree isolate aPseCor3 chromosome 8, aPseCor3.hap2, whole genome shotgun sequence.
caaaataaAGAAAGTCTTGGTGTTCTGTAGCACACCAATAAATCACAATAACCAAGGCTTATGTCAACCAAAacaaagcacctacaagagaacacaaatgacagtcaaaaacagcatacagaccattaaaacaaacaagcaccaacacaggccaagggcacttacctgctccaaaataaAGAAAGTCTTGGTGTTCTGTAGCACACCAATAAATCACAATAACCAAGGCTTATGTCAACCAAAACAAAGCACCTACAAgataacacaaatgacagtcaaaaacagcatacagaccattaaaacaaacaagcaccaacacaggccaagggcacttacctgctccaaaataaagaaagtcttggtgttctctagcacACCAATAAATCACAATAACCAAGGCTTATGTCAACCAAAacaaagcacctacaagagaacacaaatgacagtcaaaaacagcatacagaccattaaaacaaacaagcaccaacacaggccaagggcacttacctgctccaaaataaAGAAAGTCTTGGTGTTCTGTAGCACACCAATAAATCACAATAACCAAGGCTTATGTCAACCAAAacaaagcacctacaagagaacacaaatgacagtcaaaaacagcatacagaccattaaaacaaacaagcaccaacacaggccaagggcacttacctgctccaaaataaagaaagtcttggtgttctctagcacACCAATAAATCACAATAACCAAGGCTTATGTCAACCAAAacaaagcacctacaagagaacacaaatgacagtcaaaaacagcatacagaccattaaaacaaacaagcaccaacacaggccaagggcacttacctgctccaaaataaagaaagtcttggtgttctctagcacACCAATAAATCACAATAACCAAGGCTTATGTCAACCAAAacaaagcacctacaagagaacacaaatgacagtcaaaaacaaagaagcacaggtttattttcacaaatggacttgccaaatatatatgtgttttaaaactttaaaaaaaaaaacattaaaaaaacactTTTACATCAAAAAATtaacaagacgaattccagaatactcacaaacgaaaaaacgccaaaaaaatgcaacactgtctatattcaaaacgcaaacgaaaggacaaaggtatgcttgacaattactcactctgcaaattcctctagcaccttcacgcacaagccaacaaacaactgaaactccaaactacctacactcacagcgtgcaaagtaggcccttaaataagcagtgcaatcattaaccagaataacagtgtacacctgtgtgaattaacgattcgcacgtaggtatataagcgcacacacctcggcgtacacacgtcatctcaaacatggcttctcgtgagcaaatcgcagcagagatagaccgcattgcagagcagcagatggcattgcagcaaaaacgcctagagtgccaaaggcgcatgttggaatacgcctctgcggatgttgaggcaggacctagtactctgcaaatgtctgcttctgaaccacaacaattgagtggggataccctgccacacacacatagtgaccaaactgagggagaattggctttagccacacaaacacaacagacagaagctgctagtgaggaggaagatggtgatgaccaacaagaagaaacctcacaggctacctccagacggaaaaaaagacagcctgcattcactaagagggagttgcgtgtcttggtcacgcaggccatggccaaaatacatagagggccaaaaaacatgggggctgcttcaaaagaacgcatctggagagacatcacaaaatctgtgaatgaagttggctctgtcgtcagaacatcgcaggaagtgagacgacggtaagtgcatcttgacaatcctttttctgtgctaagttgtccaaaaaatgtagttacatgtgatgttatgtctagcaaacacaagcagaacatgtgtgctatatatttactttgaacaataataatactcaactttgtccctctttcacaatacatatgtaggtgggccgacttcaaatcccgcctgaaggcaaagagggctgcggagtggaatgcctcaaggactacagggggggggaccacctgtcgctgtggagtttactgacttggaggagatggcgatggactgtgtcagttatgaggagggccaaggggtgtctcatatggacacggacctgcctgagattctgacgggacatgacttggaaggtaagtttaaacatttatttgtctgtaatttgaactgtatttataatcttaaactaattttgtTTCCgtctttttccccacacattcttctatttgcttgcaacaaaacacagcacagggtggtgatcaggttgagtcacaggacggttatgtggttgaggctgaggtggagggacctagtgggtctggcagtgtgggccaacaaaacccacctctgcaggttcctactggcccccccacccaaccctctgctatcccggagatcctgcttgaaattgctaggtatggtgagagcctaaatacgtttcaagacggggtcatccgggaggtaagccagatagctgtccggctcactgagctccaaacctgtgttgagcaaggtgttgctcaactctgccaaagtctggcagagatcaggcagggccaagaacaacttgcctcctcaaaccaaagccttgcaaataacatcttgcaaggcctccaggccatcgctgtctcccttgcccacagtggcagagagccaaccacatcggctccctcccctgcccctgcccaggaagaacaggccactgggcaggcccaacgaaggtcactccgcagaccaagcaaagaagatcagcctcaggcggggagaaaaagaagaaagtgatgtctctccagatgggcagcacccatgtttttgtggttgcctctatgttattttggagttggcttgtgtggccagaatggataactccctcttagtgaaatgtcttttttctgtttggaggaattgtagcctgtgagtttttaataagaaacaccagagccatcttcctcttactagtgtgctgtgtattgttgtgtttgtgtggtggatcctaattctttctcatttggtataaaatttgtgtgtggcagggtgtgttatATGTTTCATTTATGCTTTGAAAATATACTTTtgacagaagcagaaatttgcagagtactgagttctgatatataattattgtcagtgccatctgcttgctgcttggtccatctctgcctgtgagactcacgtggagccatgttggttaaatgttgtgtaatattattacagaaataaaaaaaaactaatttaaatttgtgcagtttcttcaaggtaatgcattaggtaaatcttagttccagaaagattaggtcaacatatagacacttgtagaccaatctgcaatttctccttaaaataaaaaataaaaaaacaggtatgctttgcaccacactttaatgtccatattaagtaaacagacatgaCAAATTATtaaaatatctatggtcaacaggacatcatttaaaacattgacagatattataaacatatattattgtgacttttaagactaaataatagtgtatgctgcattatgtggttgTTGGCAAATTTTTAACAATGTAGCAGATTTCACTACCTTTAAataataatttcacttgtttgtatttagtagtctaacacacattaaagCATTAAacaaaatgcttacacaccaacgTGAAtcaaaataacaaccttatttgacagtgtgtgagattaatatgtgagtagaataaacatgtaatgtgtgttcagacaattgctggttggtaactttcatctgctcattaattaacaagtaattggacatcagatgaatgtgctctccaattaactgctaattactgcatacacacttgtaccagtacttcgcaaatgtagagtaactgcagacctactctgctgctgcgtgaatgttgctacggtttcctatgttagttttaacagcgacaatgtttatttgcgaaaaacacgcccattgcaagttgcatactcccacactgtacgcccactttcacgcccatgtcggagcattgcgaagtctcgcctccgccacgcccacacccaactgacttttcaaacatttgaattccccccatatatcTTAAGAATGAGTCATATTTCAAACATATAGATGCATGGAATTATAGAATGTGTAATGGAATGTATAATTGAATGTATATGGAATGTATAATAGAATGTACAGTATAATAGAATGTATAATAGAATGTATATGGAATGTATAAtagaatgtacagtataatgtaatgtacaatagaATGTATATGGAATGTATAATAGAAAGTATTATAGAATGTACAGTATAATAGAATGTATAATAGAATGTATATGGAATGTATAAtagaatgtacagtataatggaatGTATAATAGAATGTATATGGAATGTATAAtagaatgtacagtataatgtaatgtacaatagaATGTATATGGAATGTATAATAGAATGTATATGGAATGTATAAtagaatgtacagtataatggaacgTATAATAGAATGTATATGGAATGTATTATAAAACACTGTAATTAAAGAAAATGCTCAAAAACTCTGGGTTGTGGAAGTTTGTGGTGTGGTGGGGAGGGGAGAGTGACGCAGCATGTCTCAtggtgggtctgggactcagggtcgacagcaaaaaggctgacacaccttaggtcgacgccaattggtcgacacaccttaggtcgacatggacaaaaggtcgacatggtcaaaaggtcgacaggaacaaggtcgacatggaaaaaggtcgatatgagttttttatgtttttttggtatcgttttcttcgtagagtgtccaggaaccccaattagtgcaccacgtccccgggcatggtgccttcgctacgccctgcttcgctcggcacagattaccgttccaatcgtagtccacatagatcgttaagtatgaaaaagttccaaaaaaagaaaaaatttgaaaaactcatgtcgaccttttccatgtcgacctttttcctgccgaccttttgcccatgtcgaccttttgcccatgtcgacctaaggtgtgtcgaccaattggcgtggacctaaggtgtgtcgacctttttgctgtcgacctggagtccggatacctctcATGGTAGTGAGCAGAACGTGTGCAACCTTGCTCCGCACCAGCTCTTCCATGCACAGCAGCTTGGAGGAGGCAGATATGGAGTAGAGTGCACAGGAATACATAGGAatctccatttaaaaaaaaatatatatattttccttttaTAACCAAATCAAATCTGACAGCATAGTCAAGGGTGCCAATCGGGAGTTAGTCGGGTACAGAGAACCCGGGCCCAGGCCCCTGTGGTGTCCCaggagggtagatgctagatcctaTTGGGCTAAAGTACCTCTGATGTCACTGGGAGGAGCAAGGGTGGTGTTTTAGCACTCTCACTATCCATGTCACCATCtattccctttagtaacctggtggcgagcgaagtggagcgaGTCACTGAGCCCGAAGCTTGGCAAGCATAAATTTAGTGTCCATTGTTCTGACCTTGCTCCTCTCCTCCTCTTGTCCCGGGTCACGTGGCAGTTATGTTAGAGGTCCTCTTTAGCCTTGTAGAACTCAAGCCATAACCATCCCAGGAGTGCAGGGTGGCATAAccacacagcacccctggagatgCAATGAGAAAACTTCCTATTTCAAAATGGTGAGCATCATGGGAACTAAAGCCCCCCTACCGTGGACATGTCCCCCAACCCATCATACCCGGACCCACTCCATGTATCGGCGGCCCTGAGCTTGGTAGAATAAAGAACCCTTTGGAACAAACTGTAGATTTGCTTATCTCTCTTCCCACCTTTCCTCTCTCACAGGCAGCCACAGCCTCACCTATTACATCACCACAGTCCAGACTGCTTGCCCCGGGCTACCACTCTACACAATTGCTAAATCCATGAACGATGTTCTTATTGCAAGGTATAGCAGTGACACCCGACAGGTGGAGACTGTGCGCCCGTGGGTGCAGGACCCTGAGGATCTCCAAGTCCCTGAAACCATCACTATCGCACAAGAGTATGAAGCCACGCACCAGAAGACTTTACAAGACATACGACAACTTTTCAACCAGTCATCTGGTAAAGTAAAAAAGTCCCACTATGTATCTGTGGCCGCCCCACCTGTGTACGTGGGTGTGTGGGATACCTGTTATATTACAATGTAGCTGGCATCATATAAGAACAGGCAAGGTGCAAGCTTGTGCCTTTTGCAGAAGTGCAAATAATAAATATTAGCAGCAGGTGCTCAGCAATCAGAGAAAAGCATGTCGGTGCAAAACAGGTGCATTAGATCAGGGGCAAAACAATGTGTCGCTCACCCCTTAGGGGAATTTGGGCATGGGCCTGGCAATGCTGTAATTGGACTTGGGGACAGAGGAGATGGTAGCATTTGAGATGGAGAGGTGAAAGGGGTCTGGATTTGGGCAAAACAATGTTTGAGAAAGcatggagagggggagagaggtatATTTGGGTGTCAGCACCCTAGTGGTGGTATTGGAGGCTGGGAGAGGGCGAGAGAGGTATATTTGGGTGTCTGTACCCTAGTGGTGGTATTGGAGGCTGAGGAAGTTGATGAGATCTCCAAGTGAAGAGGGTGTAAAGGGAGAAAAGAAGGGCCAAGCACAGACCCTTGAGGGACAATGATAGGtatagtacatgaagagatgggtagTTGGAGTCAGAGACTTGGGGTCTATGCACTAAGCTTTGTGAGagacaaagtggacagagataaagtaccaaccaatcagctccttactgttattttcaaaaaaacagcctgtaacatgacagttaagatctgattggctggtatgttatctctgtctactttctctccaaggcttagtacatagacctcttagtggaagaaataaaggaagGTAGGGCTGCCCACAGTATCAATGGCAGCAGACAGGTCAGAGAGGATGAGTAGAGATAAATGACCCTAGGATTGGGCAGTAGGAAGAGGCAATGTCTTGTGTTTCTACAGCAGAGGCAGCAACCAATGTGAGGTGGGAATGTATCAGCTGAAGCGTTAACCCTTAGCTAGAATGTTAATACTTCCTGTTTACTGTATGTCTGACCCAATCTTCAGGCCATAACGGTTGATTAGCTCCCTTCCTGCTTCTTCTGTCTCAGGTTATTACGTGTTGCTCTaacaccagcatgcactgcacttTCTTGCCTGTACAGATCAGCGGCAGCTAATGGAATAAATTCAGCCTAGGCACCTGCTGAGGTCCCTGTCTGAAGGATGTCTCCTAACTTAGGTAGCCGTTATTATACAACTAGCCTTATGTTCTTGTCGTTGACCTAATATGACTAATATTATGATTATGCATTTGGTTAGTTGCTAGTGCTCTTGCATTAGGACCAGGGTCTGGGAGTGTAAATTTCAAAGGATGTCCATTGACGGTGCATATCAATCCTAGTCTTATCATAACTTTCCACTTGGCCTCAGAGGAGCTAACACGTCAGCTACAGGTGTTGGACCTGTGTTGTCTATCTCGCGGGGACTGCAAGAGGCTAAAGGGCGTCACCTGCAACTCAAGCAGCCAGGCCAGTGTCAGGGGAGTTTGCAGTTCAGTGTGACATTGTCAGTGACTCTCATCCTGGGGTACTAGTACCACCAGGGGTACTCACTCTGACATTCAGAGGTACTCAAAAATATTTCAGTAATGGGGGGATGGGACATCTAAGTTATAATTAGACATATAGGGAAATCAGTGTCTTAGAGATCTGTAACCCATACGTCCCAATTGGACCTTGATAACAAACTTTAGAAGTCTATAGTTTTATTGTCACATATTTTTCCCGTCATTTTTGCAATATGtgagaaatatatatacaattatttcTACTCTTctgttattttttatatttattatattcttGTTTATAGCACGTttactgcttttatatatagtaGAAGCATTCCGGAGCATGGTCCCGCTAGCTAACACCACCTATTATAACATCTCAACTCTATGGAATATGTGCTAAACACACCCTGAAATAcctacacataggtggtcattccgagttgttcgctcattatttttcttttgcaacggagcgattagtcgctaatgcgcatgcgcaatgtccgcagtgcgactgcgccaagtaaatttgctatgcagttaggtaatttactcacagcattacaaggttttttcttcgttctggtgatcgtaatgtgattgacaggaagtgggtgtttctgggcggaaactgtccgttttatgggtgtgtgtgaaaaaacgctactgtttctgggaaaaatgcgggagtggccggagaaacggaggagtgtctgggcgaacgctgggtgtgtttgtgacgtcaaaccaggaacgacaagcactgaactgatcgcagatgctgagtaagtctggagctactcagaaactgctaagaagtgtctattcgcaattctgctaatctttcgttcgcaattttactatgctaagattcactcccagtaggcggcggcttagtgtgtgcaaagctactaaaagcagctagcgagcgtacaactcggaatgagggccatagtccacctGGTAACCACCAGCGTTGCTTCTCAATGCTTAATTCTGCTCTGTGTGATACATGTATTACCATTAAGGAAAATGTTTATTTGTGCACCCCACAGACAGGCACGTTTATCAGATAAAGTTTGGCTGCGAGCTGTATGACGATGGCAGCACTGGTGGATACACGGAGTTTGGATTAAATGGCAATGAGATCATTTTCTTCGACAAAGATGTGTTAATGTATATTCCAGCAACGCGTGAGGCTCAGATCATAGCTCAGAGCTGGAACTGCGATCGGTCTAATGTGTTGGCGCAAGAAAACTTAATGGAACGCGATTGTATTAACCGGATAAAGAGCTATATGTACCATGGAAAGCATGACCTGGAGAAGCAAGGTGAGAAGTTATAACAGTTTTTAATCCATGCGCATCACTAATGCAAATTCTAGTGCCCGCCCGGCTGGGTGTCCTGACCGACACATTGAGCCACCGATCGTTAAGTGTGTATACTTACGTGAATCGGTCACTCTGTTGCTGTCACAGTGAGTACATCAACATGTatgtctggtgtgtacccagccttgggAACGTGGTCGcctctctccacgctttgatatatcccccccccccaagagTGCCATACATTTGTTTGTTTATGGTTATTTATACCCTTTGCGCTTATAGTAGGGGTTTATTCAGTGAGAAATGTTCTGCTAAATAAATTATGTACAACAACTGGTTAAACCGGTAAAACAGTCAGCTgctggcagagccgtaactaccctTCACCATTTATCTTTGTTGAAGCTCCTTCCTCATCTGGTTCTAGAGAAACCTGCCACTCACATCCTGCCGGGCCTTGTCATGGTTATCCGCCAGCTCGGTGCAGCTGTGTGTAGCCAGGTATTAATGCTTAGCCGTATGTTTGCTAGTGAAAGCAGGATCAAGGCACTTGTTATtgtatccaggggcggattggccatagggctcgccATGAAGATTCCTGGcaggctgacgtgtctgtggggcctgttttgtgtattgtcatgtggccccaccctccACATGGCAGACAGTCCACTGCcctcattacactgcattgtccccattcattctgttattccatctttgcagtacagcaactctgccatccagtgatgttgccatggctacacggtatgttatgcgCCTTGTGCTGCCCGTGTTGTGCCACTTCTAACAAATTTTACAGGgctacttttagttcccaatctactTATGGCCTGCAGCAAAaacgcaaggaaggccacaattgcgTACAGTCAGGCCATATAAGGAGGGACCATGCACACCTCAACAGACCCCCCGCAATcaaaccacacccccattagggctgcttccatagatTTCCCAGGATGGTATTCAATCCCAATTCACCCATGATTATAACCGATGTTTGGTGGCATCTGCTATCACCGAGGAGGCAGCAATATCTCCAAAGGAAGAACAGAGGTGGAACAGCAATGACAGTTGACAGTTGAGTTGCCGTCACTGGGCTCAGCAGTTACACGGCGGGGGGTGTTTGAAGCCTTGAGGGGAGATGTGTCaatccttggagagaaataaaatggagAAATTGCCCAAAAGCAACAAGCCAGCTCCTAACCTTCATTTGTCTAGCACAGGCTTTGACGTGacagattggttgctttgggcaatttctccacCTTATTTCTCAGCAAGATTTGGTATATCTCCCCCATAAAGAAATAACGGCCCCAGTACCTTCATCCGTGGATTCTCTTCCTGTAATGGGTTGTGGTGTTTTAACAAGTTCTAAGGGGCTCATGTATCAATGAGTgaaaaaacttgttgcatatgataaatggtgttccagccaatcagcttacagttttttcaaacacatgacagttaggagctgagcacatgacagttgggatctgattggctggagcaccatttaacatgcGCAGCAAGTTTTATAATCCACAACAAGTTTTATTACTTGTTGATAACTGGGCCCCTAACTTATTTGAAAACATTCCAGAC
Coding sequences within:
- the LOC134948034 gene encoding major histocompatibility complex class I-related gene protein-like, which translates into the protein MNDVLIARYSSDTRQVETVRPWVQDPEDLQVPETITIAQEYEATHQKTLQDIRQLFNQSSDRHVYQIKFGCELYDDGSTGGYTEFGLNGNEIIFFDKDVLMYIPATREAQIIAQSWNCDRSNVLAQENLMERDCINRIKSYMYHGKHDLEKQVLPQVKVSRRQSHNNTQLYCQVYGFYPRAVDVKWMRNGTDEVLSDKANQILPHPDGTYQITVTVEVPAGEENRFSCHVDHISLEEMLSVRWVEAKNSRWRFPIYIGISLVTAMVVFIMKILRKSLRCKDVTMNLQNIENYFITFSTN